The DNA window TTCCacattttgttttttagtttctttttcaggACTATGTTCACAGGCTTCACATTGAAGTATAGAACTGTTAATCATAGCAAATACTTTTCCTCCCTAAAATTAATTCCAGTTTTTATATGTTCAACAGTAACAAGGaccgaaagaaagaaaaaaaggctGCAAGAATAGCATAAGTTTTGATAGTTTTAACAAAAGGTGTTAAAATATGGACATAATACATAATCTGAACAGTAAGTAACTAACCCCGTCTGAAGCTGAAAGTATAGAATGAAGATTTGGTATGGAATCAGCACTCTCAATTTTTACAATCACGTGTATATCAGCATTGTGTTCTGAAAAAAAAATGTACAATTAGTGTGTTCTTAAGAGTATAAATACAACAATACAGAAGAAACATGCATATCAAATCCACACACCGggataaaaatcacaaaaaggaAGTTAGACAGCAAGAAAATAATTACTTTTGAGGTATTCTTTTAACTCATAAACCACTCTAGCATCCTTGACAAATGACACAGCATAGAAGTCTACTTGATTATCCACCCCAAACTTAATATCCTCCCAGTCCTTCTCTGTGAAGTTAAACACATGGCAAAGTAGAATAAAATGCATTAGCATGCTATAACAATACCTATCTTCACGTAAGTAGCCGAAACCTATTGCCTCTCGGCAACCAATGTACAACAAAATACAAAAGAATTATACCAGTTATGGAAGGAAGTGTAGCACTTTTTCCACGAACATTCAAATGACGCCTAGATTTCAGTTCTCCTCCGTCAATAACTTCACATTTAACCACATCTTTTGTCTTTGACTTAACAACAAGAGACATCATTCCTCCTAAAATAACAACGGAAAGAGATTAAAATCTACTTAATTTACATATAATCGAACTAGGTGATTATGCAACAATTGAACAATTAAATACAGATAGTAGCATACATACACACCGTCAACGAGAAGTACGTCTCCATCCTCCACATCATTGACAAAATCATCATAATTGACACTGATAGTATCTTGTGTGCAGACCCCTCTGTTAATAGTGAAATTAAATATTTGCCCCTCTTTGAGCAATATTGGTTGGGGCACATCCCCGCTTCTAACTTCAGGACCCTGCCAAGAAAACTAGTTAATGCCGCACAAATATGTATATAACAATAGCAACAACACGACACCGATACATAGTGATTATATCTAGGCACTTACCTTGGTGTCAAGCATGATGGATATAACTCTGTCTTGGAATTGAGAATTGTATTGTTTAACGAAATCAATAGTTTTCTGGTGTGAATTGTGGTCACCATGTGACATATTCAAACGTGCTACGTTCATTCCGGTTTCGGCGAGTTTGGAAATCATGTCAGGTGAGCTGGTAGAAGGACCAATTGTACAAACGATCTTAGTTTTGGTGCGTTCTTCATTTGATCCTTCTCGTGTTCGTGCCATGGCATAGTAAGGGGAAGAAGAGTTAGTGTAATCATTGCCCTATATAGAAACAAATAGAATTATAGGTTAGTAGTAGTGGTTGCGATGAGAGAGTAATGAGTTGACTATGTTGAAAGAAAGTGATTACTTACGAGAGTTGGAGAGGTGTTGGAGGAGGTTATGGTGAGAGTTTTGGGTGAGCGTTTGGATGGGGGGTTAGAATGGAATGAAAGTTGAGAGATGGAATTGGAGGAAGAGAGATTGAGGTTATAAGATTTGAAGAGAGACGTAGGGGAAGAAAGATGAACAGTTGACATCATGAATGAGTGATGAATGACAGAAGCAAACAAAGTAAGAGTGTTGTGTTGTGGTTTTCAGTGTTGGAGTTGTTTATTAGAATTCCGAGTTGCGACAAGACTGTTGACTGTTGAGAGTTGAGAGTAACCAGGTGCCACAGCCCACAAGAATATCCTGTTATACTTATATCCATGCAACTACTTACTATTGGTGGTCAAGCTGGGAGTTTTGGAGTTTAGCAGCCAAACAAGTAAATAAGTTTTGTGGAAAGCCTTTATTCTTCAACTA is part of the Vicia villosa cultivar HV-30 ecotype Madison, WI linkage group LG2, Vvil1.0, whole genome shotgun sequence genome and encodes:
- the LOC131652312 gene encoding pyruvate kinase isozyme G, chloroplastic isoform X2, translated to MMSTVHLSSPTSLFKSYNLNLSSSNSISQLSFHSNPPSKRSPKTLTITSSNTSPTLGNDYTNSSSPYYAMARTREGSNEERTKTKIVCTIGPSTSSPDMISKLAETGMNVARLNMSHGDHNSHQKTIDFVKQYNSQFQDRVISIMLDTKGPEVRSGDVPQPILLKEGQIFNFTINRGVCTQDTISVNYDDFVNDVEDGDVLLVDGGMMSLVVKSKTKDVVKCEVIDGGELKSRRHLNVRGKSATLPSITEKDWEDIKFGVDNQVDFYAVSFVKDARVVYELKEYLKKHNADIHVIVKIESADSIPNLHSILSASDGAMVARGDLGAELPIEEVPLLQDDIIRRCNKMQKPVIVATNMLESMIIHPTPTRAEVSDIAIAVRQGADAVMLSGETAHGKNESNVFRSDAYPSHLRFHKSHMGEMFAFHATTMSNTLNTPIIVFTRTGSMAILLSHYRPNSTIFAFTNEGRIKQRLGLYHGVMPIYMQFSNDSEETFARALKLLLSKGHIQEGQYVTLVQSGAQPIWRKESIHHIQVREVHG
- the LOC131652312 gene encoding pyruvate kinase isozyme G, chloroplastic isoform X1; amino-acid sequence: MMSTVHLSSPTSLFKSYNLNLSSSNSISQLSFHSNPPSKRSPKTLTITSSNTSPTLGNDYTNSSSPYYAMARTREGSNEERTKTKIVCTIGPSTSSPDMISKLAETGMNVARLNMSHGDHNSHQKTIDFVKQYNSQFQDRVISIMLDTKGPEVRSGDVPQPILLKEGQIFNFTINRGVCTQDTISVNYDDFVNDVEDGDVLLVDGGMMSLVVKSKTKDVVKCEVIDGGELKSRRHLNVRGKSATLPSITEKDWEDIKFGVDNQVDFYAVSFVKDARVVYELKEYLKKHNADIHVIVKIESADSIPNLHSILSASDGAMVARGDLGAELPIEEVPLLQDDIIRRCNKMQKPVIVATNMLESMIIHPTPTRAEVSDIAIAVRQGADAVMLSGETAHGKYPLKSVKVMHAVALRNESNVFRSDAYPSHLRFHKSHMGEMFAFHATTMSNTLNTPIIVFTRTGSMAILLSHYRPNSTIFAFTNEGRIKQRLGLYHGVMPIYMQFSNDSEETFARALKLLLSKGHIQEGQYVTLVQSGAQPIWRKESIHHIQVREVHG
- the LOC131652312 gene encoding pyruvate kinase isozyme G, chloroplastic isoform X3; protein product: MMSTVHLSSPTSLFKSYNLNLSSSNSISQLSFHSNPPSKRSPKTLTITSSNTSPTLGNDYTNSSSPYYAMARTREGSNEERTKTKIVCTIGPSTSSPDMISKLAETGMNVARLNMSHGDHNSHQKTIDFVKQYNSQFQDRVISIMLDTKGPEVRSGDVPQPILLKEGQIFNFTINRGVCTQDTISVNYDDFVNDVEDGDVLLVDGGMMSLVVKSKTKDVVKCEVIDGGELKSRRHLNVRGKSATLPSITEKDWEDIKFGVDNQVDFYAVSFVKDARVVYELKEYLKKHNADIHVIVKIESADSIPNLHSILSASDGAMVARGDLGAELPIEEVPLLQDDIIRRCNKMQKPVIVATNMLESMIIHPTPTRAEVSDIAIAVRQGADAVMLSGETAHGKYPLKSVKVMHAVALRNESNVFRSDAYPSHLRFHKSHMGEMFAFHATTMSNTLNTPIIVFTRTGSMAILLSHYRPNSTIFAFTNE